The Streptomyces sp. NBC_01363 region GCGCGGTGGCACGGGTGCCCTGATGATGCTCCCGCAGGAGCTCCTCACCCGGACCCCCGTACCGGCCCCGGAACCGGCGTCCCGGCCGGTGCCCGAGCCGGAGCCCGCGCACGGCACCGCGTCGGCATCGGCGGGGACGGCGGCGACGGTCACGGCCGACGCGCAGCACCCCGTCTCGGCCGACGCACAGCACCCGCCGCACGCACCGGCCGCCGCCGAACCGGCCGAACCCGACCCCACGGACTCCCCGGCGTCCGAGACCACCGGCAGCCTCCCCCGGTTCGGCGAGAGCGGGCTGCCCAAGCGCCCCCGAGGCCGCACCCTCGCCGCCGCCGAGGCGCGCGCCCACTCGCACACCGACGACGCCACGGCCCCCCGGCCCCGCACCTCCGACCCCAAGGAACAGGCAGCCCGCTTCAGCAGCTTCCGCCAGGCTGTTCGGGCCAATTCCCCGCACCCGGAAGAAGGCAACACCCGATGACCGCCACCACCGACGAGAAGCTCAACTGGCTGCTGGAGGGGCTCCTGGAGCGCACCCCCGGCACTCGTCATGCCCTCGTCCTGTCCAGGGACGGCCTCAAGCTGTGCCGCACCCCCGAGCTCTCCGTCGACCAGGCCGACCAGCTGGCCGCGATCTCGGCCGGTATCCAGAGCCTGTCGCACGGCGCCTCCATCGAGTTCGGTGACGGCACCGGCGGCGTACGGTCCGCGATGGCCGAGTTCTACGGCGGTGTGCTGTTCATCGTCGAGGCGGGCGCGGGCGCCCATCTCGCGGTCGTCGCCTCCGAGGACTCCGACGTCGGCCTCATCGGCCACAACATGAGCGAACTCGTCGAGCAGCTCGGCGAGCACCTCAGTGCCCCGCCGCGCTCCCCCTCCGCCTCCGAGGTCACCGCCGCCGACGCCGACGCGGCCGTATGACCCGCCGCCGCCCCGGCCGGGACGACGATCCGGACCGGCTGTACACCCTCACCGGGGGTCGCAGCCGGTCCGACTCGGACGCGTTCGACCTGGTGACGCTGGTGGTCTCCGAGTGCGAGCCGACCCCCGGCATGCAGTCGGAGCACGTCACGATCCTGCGGATGTGCCAACTGCCCACCGCGGTCGTGGAGATCGCGGCGGGCCTCGGCCTGCCCGTCAGCATCGTCCGGATCATGCTGTCCGACCTGCTGGACACCGGACGGATCAGCGCCCGCCACCCCCGTACTGCCCGTGTCGCGGACCGGCTCCCCGACCCCGACATCCTGGAACAGGTGCTCGTTGGACTCCGCAACCTCTGACCGTGCCGCCCTGCGGGCGACGGCCGACAACGGACTGAAGATCGTCGTCGTCGGCGGCTTCGGGGTCGGCAAGACCACCATGGTCCGCTCCGTCAGCGAGATCCGTCCGCTGAACACGGAAGAGACCATGACCCGCGCGGGCGAGGCCGTCGACCACCTCGACGGTGTGCAGTCGAAGACGTCCACGACCGTCGCCTTCGACTTCGGCCGGATCTCGCTCGACGAGCGCTCCGTGCTGTACCTCTTCGGCGCCCCCGGCCAGGAACGCTTCTGGTTCCTGTGGGACCGGCTGTTCTCCGGCACGCTCGGCGCCGTCGTGCTCGTCGACACCCGCAGGCTCGCCGACTCCTGGTACGCGATCGACCGGCTGGAGCACCACGGCACGCCGTTCATCGTGGCCTGCAACGACTTCGGCGGCCCGCTCCACACCGAACAG contains the following coding sequences:
- a CDS encoding roadblock/LC7 domain-containing protein; its protein translation is MTATTDEKLNWLLEGLLERTPGTRHALVLSRDGLKLCRTPELSVDQADQLAAISAGIQSLSHGASIEFGDGTGGVRSAMAEFYGGVLFIVEAGAGAHLAVVASEDSDVGLIGHNMSELVEQLGEHLSAPPRSPSASEVTAADADAAV
- a CDS encoding DUF742 domain-containing protein, which encodes MTRRRPGRDDDPDRLYTLTGGRSRSDSDAFDLVTLVVSECEPTPGMQSEHVTILRMCQLPTAVVEIAAGLGLPVSIVRIMLSDLLDTGRISARHPRTARVADRLPDPDILEQVLVGLRNL
- a CDS encoding ATP/GTP-binding protein, whose translation is MDSATSDRAALRATADNGLKIVVVGGFGVGKTTMVRSVSEIRPLNTEETMTRAGEAVDHLDGVQSKTSTTVAFDFGRISLDERSVLYLFGAPGQERFWFLWDRLFSGTLGAVVLVDTRRLADSWYAIDRLEHHGTPFIVACNDFGGPLHTEQQIREALALSDDVPLVECDARDRSSSKYVLITLVEYLHTLSQGGAAARSAAARPEIAPEKTPEPTP